Genomic DNA from Paenibacillus borealis:
TCAATCACCGCCGCTTCATCCAGATCCCGGGGGATCGATTTGACGAATCCGTGGTACAGGAAGATGGCCATCGACACGCCAAGTCCGATATAGATCAGGCCGAGGCCGACCGTTGAGCCCTGCACTGCCAGCTTCATGGAGATCCGGTTCAGCGAGATCATAATGGAATGAAACGGAATCAGCATCGACAGGACGAACAGGTTGAACAGGAACGTGCTCAGTCTGCCTGGTGTTCTGGACAGCTTGTAGCCGGCCATGGATGAGAAGAGAATAATGCCGACAAGACCGGTAGCCGCCACCACCACGGTATTGCCGAGACTGCGCAGGAAATTGGTTTTCTCAAAAGCATCACTGTAATTCCCGAATTCCAGCTGACGCGGAATCGCCAGGATATTATTCATCATGTCGCCTTCCGTCTTCAGAGAGTTCAGTACCCCCATGTAGATTGGAAAGAGCGTAATGACAGCACCCACCAGCAGAAAAAGAAAGACGATCACCGAAGACACTCTGCGCCGCCCCGCTATTCCGGACTTAGGTGTAGAATTCAACCGAACGGTGCTCATGCCTCCACCTCTCTTCGTTTCATGATGCTCAGCTGAATCAGCGTGATCACCAGGACCACCAGGAACAGGATCATCGCCTTGGCACTGGCGTAGCCGTAGCGGCCGCTCATCTTGAACGCTTCCTCAAAAATATTCAGCGCCAGCACCTGCGTCGCTCTTCCCGGTCCGCCCCCGGTGAGTGCGAACACGGCATCAAAAGCCTTGAACGAGCTGTTCAGCGTCACGAAGATACCAATCGTTACAGCAGGATAGACCATAGGCAGAGTAATGCTGCGGAAGGTCTGCCAGCTGTTCGCACCGTCGATTGCAGCCGCCTCCTTGAGTGCACCCGGCACCCCTTGCAGCGCCGCAATATAGATCACCATCAGATAGCCTACGCCTCCCCACAGGGAGACAATGACAATCGCCAGAAAAGAGTATTTCGGATCGCCGATCCAGGACTGGTCCAGAAAAGGAAGTCCCGCATGTTCAGCGATATAAGGCAGCGCCTTGGTGAAGATGAACAGCCACATGAAGCCGCCGATAATCATGCTGATCATGTTGGGCATGAAGAAGATCGTTCGGAACCAGGCCTTGCTGCGGCGGCGTGATTCGATCAGCACCGCCAGCAGGACGGCCAGCACATTCTGCAGCACGACCATAAAGATTACAAATTTCAAAGTAAACCAGACTGAATCGGTGAAAAAAGCATCATCCGTCAGCGCTTCGATGTAATTGGAGAATCCCACCAGATGGTAGGCGGGATTCAATCCGTTCCAGTCCGTGAAGCTGTACCATGCCCCGCCGAAGGCGGGAGCAAGCATGAATACGGCGTAGAACAGCAGGGCGGGAAACACGAAGGCCAGCAGAATGAGCGACTGTTTGCTTTTACTGCTTCCACTCATCTCTATCACTCCTATGCTGTTTCTGGGAATCCCTTAATTGCCTGCTTTTACCGCATTAGCCCAGGTCTTGTCGAGCGTCTTAATGAATTCCTCCTGGGTTACCCCCTTGGTGTAATAGCTCTGCAGCAGCTTGGCTGTCTCATCGGTTACGCCGTTCGGGAGTGACAGATCCAGATAAGCCTTGCCTTCGGAGACATAAGAGCTGGCCTCGGTCACCCAAGGATAGGTATTGTAGGTGTGCTGCTTCGCGACCGGATTAAATTTCAGCTCCTCGAACAGCGCCGAAGAATCCTGATCGTCGAGCACATAATTCACCAGATCCAGCGCCACATCCTTGTTCTTGCTGTTAGGGGATACTGCCAGAGATGTCGAGGTCGCCAGATTGATCTGTGTAGCCGCGGGATCGTTGCTAACAGGCAGCGGAGCCACACCAAATTCCATATCAGGATTGGCTTTGAGTATGGACTCAGCCTGCCACGGTCCCTGTACCCACATCGCCGCTTTGCCGCTCGCAAAATCTGTAGAGCCTGCCGCACTGCCCACCTCAAACGGCTTATCCGTGCCGCTCTCCATAATCAGATCAATAATGTTGAAGACATCCTTCACATCGGCATAAGAGGCTTCACCTTTGTTCATCTTCTCCACCCAGTCCGGGTGCTCAGAGGATACGATGCCTCCAAGAGACAAGGCCATCATCAGCTGCGGAATCCAGGATTCCTGGAAGCTCAGCTCAAACGGCTTAATCCCGGCCCCATTCAGCTTGTCAATCGCCGCCTTCATCTCTTCCAGCGTCTGCGGCGGCTGAATGCCGAGCTCGCTGAAGATCTGCTTGTTGTACAGATACCCCCAGGACAGGCTCTCCAGCGGCAGGGCTACAACTTTATCATCATAGGTGACGGTCTGCCGCACACTGTCGTACAGCTTCGGTACAAAGTCCTGATCCGACAGATCACTCAGATAACCTGCCTTGTAATACCGGGGCACATCCGCAATCGCATGGAGGGTGAATACATCCGGCGCATCATTTGAGGCCATCCGGGTCTCCAGAATCTGCTTCGCCTGATCCGGATTCGGCATCTCCAGCTTCACGGTGACATCAATATTTTTGTCCGCCAGCTCCTTGGCCTTGAATTGCTCGAAATACTTATCGAACTGATCCTTGAAGCGCGGGAAGCTCATGAATACCTTCAGCTCAACTTGCCGAGCCGGGCCTTCAGTCGCTGCTGCTGCCGCACTTTCCGCAGGCTTACTGCTTGCACTCTCACTTGGCGTATTTCCATTTGAACCGGAGCTGCACCCCGATACAATCCCCAGGACAAGCATCATTGTCATTGCTGTATTAAGCGCTTTCTTCATCTCTGTTACCCCCTTCGTTGTGTTTGCTTCTTTAGTGTAGGGGATATAAGGGGCCGCGTCTTTTGAGGATATTAACATCAGGAGTTGCACTATATTGATGCGCTTTCATTTCTCATTCCGCAGCTCGCCGGGGGTAATGCCGAAGTGTTTCTTGAAGACACGGTAAAAGTACGCCAGATCCTCATAACCGCAGAGTCCGGCAGCATCCTTGATCGGCATGTCACGAACGGCAATCAGCTCTCTCGCCTTCTCCATGCGCAGGCGCGTGACCCGGTCGAGTACTGTCTCTCCCGTTGCAGCCTTGAAGGCGCGGCTCAGATGCTCCTTGGTGACCAGGAAATGCGCGGCAATGCCTTCCAGAGACAGCGGCTCCTGAAAGTGGCCGCCGATATAATCCTCTACCTCCGCCAGATCCAGCCTGATGCGGTTCCTGCGCTGCTCCAGAATCAGGTTGATGATCTCCGAGAAGTGATCACCCAGCCCCGCCGCCATCGCCTGGAACGACGGCCACAGCTTGTCCGGCGTATCCGCATCCGCCGCCGCTAATCCCCCGCTTGTCTTCCCGGCTTCTCCGGCAAGCAGCAGCAGATCACGGGCTGTCCGTTCAATCATCGCTTCCAGCTGATGCTGCGGCACTGAACGCTCCAGCTCCCGGGCCAGCTTCTCCAGCTCTTCCCTCGCCGCCTGTTTGTTCAGCGCCAGCAGCTGCTCATAGATCCGCTGGCGGTAGGCGAGATAATGCTCCATCAGCGGTTGATCCATGAGCATCAGCGGCGATCCGGTTAGGCGCTGCCGTTCCCGCTCCTTCGCGCACTCGGAGAGAACGTTATTCAGCTCCGCCCGGTCCACCGGCTTCAGCAGATATTCCACCGCCTTCGAGCGGATCGCCTGCTTCAGATAGACGAAGTCGTCATACCCGCTCATCACAATAATCTGCACCTCCGGATACTGCCGCTTCAGCCTTTCCAGCAGCTCGACCCCGTCCAGTCCGGGCATCCGCATATCGGTAATTACAATCTCGGGATGAAGCTCCTCCACCAGCTCAAGTCCTTCGATTCCGTCCTCCGCTTCGCCGATTACCTGCATTCCGTGTTCTTCCCAGGCGCCGAGCGATTTCACGACCTGTCTGGACCAGGGCTCATCATCAATAATCAGAACCTTAAGCATTCCGCTCTTCCCCCTCTGCGGCCGCGGGCCACTGGATGACAACCAGTGTTCCCGCTCCGGCCTTGCTGTATATTTTCATTCCATATTTCTCTCCGAATTGCAGCACCAGGCGCGAATGGACATTGTGCAGGCCGATGCCCTTTCTCCGCCGGGGATGCTCCGCCGCAGCGGGATCAGCCAGCATCGTAACATTGCCCCTGAGTGCTGCCCGGATCTCCTCCAGCCGCTCCGGCGTCATGCCGACACCTTCATCCTTAACCATGAACACGGTGCGGCTGCCGACCGTCCTGATCCGGATCAGGAGCTTCCAGTGACCGCGCTGCGGCTGCAGGCCATGCTCAAAAGCATTCTCCACCAGCGGCTGCAGCGTGAAGCGCGGCAGCAGGCTGGCGCGCGAGAACTCATCTGCCTCAATCACTACCGTACAGCGCCCCAGGAAGCGGTTCTCCTGAATGAACACATAATTGCGCACATGCTTAAGCTCTTCCTCCAGCTTCACCAGGCCGCCTTCATTGCTGATGGAATAACGCAGCAGATCGCCAATCACCCGGGTGATGTTATAAATATCATCGGCATTCCTCGACAAGGCCATTCCCCCGATCAGCTGAAGCGTATTGTTCAGGAAATGCGGATTGATCTGGGCCTGCAAGGCGAGCAGCTGGGCATTCTTAACCTCAATCTCCTGGCGGTACTCGACTTCAATCAGCTCCCGGATCCGTTCCATCATTGAGTTATAGCCGCGCTCCAGCAGCCCGATCTCATCGCGGCTCTGCACGGAGTGCTGCTCGAAATTGCTGACATGCGCCTTGCGCATTGACACCGCCAGGCTGACAATCGGACGGGTAATCCGCAGGGAGAACAGGATGGACAGCAAAATGGAGGCGATCATGAAGAGTCCGCCGGTCAGAAAGCCGGCAGCAATCGTAGGCCGTGCGCTTCTGGCAACAGTGGACAAGGGGATGGCCTTCACAACGGTAAGCTGGCCGTCTGCCACCTTCTTCATGAAGAAGAAGTAGCCGCCCTGCTGCCGGAATTCCAGTTCTTGATCAGAGACGGCAAGTTCCTGCAGCCGCCTGCCGATGTCACTGGAGCTCTCGGAAATCGTCGAGCCGGAGAGCAGCTCCCCCTCATCATTCAGCAGGAAGACCGAGCTCTCGTCTTCCGACTGGAGAATATGGCTGACCTCTTCCCACACCTCTGTGTTGATCCGCACACCTATACCTCCGAGCAGCCGGTGATCCTCGAACCGGTTAATGCCGTGATAGGCATAGATGCCGCTGCCGTTCTGCTTGAAATACATATTGACCGGCCCGCGCGACAGCCGGCTCCAGGGGCCCTCGTGTATATCCAGCGGGGAAACGCTTCCACTATTCACGAAGTCAACGGAAATCGATTTAAATTGGTCATGCATATACAGTGTCAGCTCGTCTACCTTCCGGGAGTTCGTATAGAACTGCGAGGTTATGGCTTCGCGGATATTGTTCAGCGAACGGTACTGGACACTAATGTCCGGGCTGTCCGTACCCGTTAGCCCCGCCATAAGCTGCGGGTTAATCTGCAGGGTATAGAACAGGGTATCCAGCTGTTCAATCAGCTCATCCAGATACTGGTCCGCCCACTGCATCCGGGAGTCATTCGCATTGATTATTTCCTTCTCCACGGATTGCCTCGTATTGTAGGTGGCAATGGTGGTGACAGTGAGGACCGGCAATGTGGTCAGGCAAATCATGATGACCAGGAGCCGGACCCGGAGACTTGTCCGCTTCATCATAGGCAGATTCCTTTCCGTGAAGCTGGATTGCTTTTACCGTCAAAATATAGCATGACAATACGGTGCTGACAATATTGCTGGTTAATCAGAAGAATTCATCCTGCTTTCAATTACCGCTTGTTAAATGACACGCGTGTCATTATAATATAAATGACGCATGTGTCATTTATAAAAAAAGGGGGGAAACGGAATGTCACCCAGAATATCCGGTCAGCAGAAAGAAGAACGGCGGAAAAAGATCCTGGATGCGGCCAAGCTGGTGTTCATTGCCAAAAGTTATGAAGCGGCTACCTTCAAGGATATCCTTGATGAAACCGGAATGAGCCGCGGCTGGATCTATTTGTATTTTCAGACCAAGGAAGAGATCTTTGAGGCGCTGCTGGATCAGCAGGATGGTGAATATGAGGCCTATACAGCAGCCCTGTTATCGTCGCACTCTGGGGTATGGGAAGTCATCCGGCAGTTGTACGCCGATCAGCAGGCTGACCTTCTGCAAACGCCGGGCGGAAGTTTCCTGCCGGCCTTCTATGAATATTTCCTGGGCGGTTCA
This window encodes:
- a CDS encoding carbohydrate ABC transporter permease, with protein sequence MSGSSKSKQSLILLAFVFPALLFYAVFMLAPAFGGAWYSFTDWNGLNPAYHLVGFSNYIEALTDDAFFTDSVWFTLKFVIFMVVLQNVLAVLLAVLIESRRRSKAWFRTIFFMPNMISMIIGGFMWLFIFTKALPYIAEHAGLPFLDQSWIGDPKYSFLAIVIVSLWGGVGYLMVIYIAALQGVPGALKEAAAIDGANSWQTFRSITLPMVYPAVTIGIFVTLNSSFKAFDAVFALTGGGPGRATQVLALNIFEEAFKMSGRYGYASAKAMILFLVVLVITLIQLSIMKRREVEA
- a CDS encoding sensor histidine kinase yields the protein MMKRTSLRVRLLVIMICLTTLPVLTVTTIATYNTRQSVEKEIINANDSRMQWADQYLDELIEQLDTLFYTLQINPQLMAGLTGTDSPDISVQYRSLNNIREAITSQFYTNSRKVDELTLYMHDQFKSISVDFVNSGSVSPLDIHEGPWSRLSRGPVNMYFKQNGSGIYAYHGINRFEDHRLLGGIGVRINTEVWEEVSHILQSEDESSVFLLNDEGELLSGSTISESSSDIGRRLQELAVSDQELEFRQQGGYFFFMKKVADGQLTVVKAIPLSTVARSARPTIAAGFLTGGLFMIASILLSILFSLRITRPIVSLAVSMRKAHVSNFEQHSVQSRDEIGLLERGYNSMMERIRELIEVEYRQEIEVKNAQLLALQAQINPHFLNNTLQLIGGMALSRNADDIYNITRVIGDLLRYSISNEGGLVKLEEELKHVRNYVFIQENRFLGRCTVVIEADEFSRASLLPRFTLQPLVENAFEHGLQPQRGHWKLLIRIRTVGSRTVFMVKDEGVGMTPERLEEIRAALRGNVTMLADPAAAEHPRRRKGIGLHNVHSRLVLQFGEKYGMKIYSKAGAGTLVVIQWPAAAEGEERNA
- a CDS encoding TetR family transcriptional regulator; protein product: MSPRISGQQKEERRKKILDAAKLVFIAKSYEAATFKDILDETGMSRGWIYLYFQTKEEIFEALLDQQDGEYEAYTAALLSSHSGVWEVIRQLYADQQADLLQTPGGSFLPAFYEYFLGGSRDERRRSLLLKRYETGIARFAALLHIGVERGEFSPLLPLAQLARITASYQEGIMTHTLAVGPELAHTEFQIKALLEYLEQLLNPGHRPAEE
- a CDS encoding response regulator transcription factor, producing the protein MLKVLIIDDEPWSRQVVKSLGAWEEHGMQVIGEAEDGIEGLELVEELHPEIVITDMRMPGLDGVELLERLKRQYPEVQIIVMSGYDDFVYLKQAIRSKAVEYLLKPVDRAELNNVLSECAKERERQRLTGSPLMLMDQPLMEHYLAYRQRIYEQLLALNKQAAREELEKLARELERSVPQHQLEAMIERTARDLLLLAGEAGKTSGGLAAADADTPDKLWPSFQAMAAGLGDHFSEIINLILEQRRNRIRLDLAEVEDYIGGHFQEPLSLEGIAAHFLVTKEHLSRAFKAATGETVLDRVTRLRMEKARELIAVRDMPIKDAAGLCGYEDLAYFYRVFKKHFGITPGELRNEK
- a CDS encoding ABC transporter substrate-binding protein; translated protein: MKKALNTAMTMMLVLGIVSGCSSGSNGNTPSESASSKPAESAAAAATEGPARQVELKVFMSFPRFKDQFDKYFEQFKAKELADKNIDVTVKLEMPNPDQAKQILETRMASNDAPDVFTLHAIADVPRYYKAGYLSDLSDQDFVPKLYDSVRQTVTYDDKVVALPLESLSWGYLYNKQIFSELGIQPPQTLEEMKAAIDKLNGAGIKPFELSFQESWIPQLMMALSLGGIVSSEHPDWVEKMNKGEASYADVKDVFNIIDLIMESGTDKPFEVGSAAGSTDFASGKAAMWVQGPWQAESILKANPDMEFGVAPLPVSNDPAATQINLATSTSLAVSPNSKNKDVALDLVNYVLDDQDSSALFEELKFNPVAKQHTYNTYPWVTEASSYVSEGKAYLDLSLPNGVTDETAKLLQSYYTKGVTQEEFIKTLDKTWANAVKAGN
- a CDS encoding carbohydrate ABC transporter permease; translation: MSTVRLNSTPKSGIAGRRRVSSVIVFLFLLVGAVITLFPIYMGVLNSLKTEGDMMNNILAIPRQLEFGNYSDAFEKTNFLRSLGNTVVVAATGLVGIILFSSMAGYKLSRTPGRLSTFLFNLFVLSMLIPFHSIMISLNRISMKLAVQGSTVGLGLIYIGLGVSMAIFLYHGFVKSIPRDLDEAAVIDGCGELRLFTTIIFPLLLPITTTVAILNLLWMWNDFLLPLLMLTDADQYTLLLSTNMLFGQYGNNDWSAILSSLVLTMLPVVILYLLLQKYILNGIAEGAVKG